In Bacteroides coprosuis DSM 18011, the following are encoded in one genomic region:
- a CDS encoding cell wall hydrolase/autolysin (COGs: COG0860 N-acetylmuramoyl-L-alanine amidase~InterPro IPR002508~KEGG: bfs:BF3352 putative cell wall biosynthesis-like protein~PFAM: Cell wall hydrolase/autolysin, catalytic~SPTR: Cell wall biosynthesis protein;~IMG reference gene:2504105661~PFAM: N-acetylmuramoyl-L-alanine amidase), with the protein MKKMLITWVFRAICIFILSTPLVCGTVQAQDQKVIKSQPKAGEGVYEFLLRNKRSLDYYKAFVELNKKRLGKDNSLKLGFYYIIPPKDSINEQTSNDDVVSTDVTDTTDVAIKSAPAQSSSRVGKTITEPLFGAGKQTFKIESDRLKDACFYVVSGHGGPDPGAIGKMGRHHLHEDEYAYDIALRLARNLMIQGAKVHIIIQDAKDGIRDDRILSNSKRETCMGDKIPLDQLSRLKQRTDKINKLYEQDKKKYKYCRAIFLHLDSRSQKKRVDVFFYHYGANAKGLELAETMKANFSSKYDIHQPNRGFSGTVSTRNLYVLKNTSSIALFVELGNIQNSFDQQRFVVSSNRQALAKWMAHGFITDYENQLKK; encoded by the coding sequence ATGAAAAAAATGCTTATTACCTGGGTGTTTCGGGCTATTTGTATCTTTATATTATCTACACCTTTGGTTTGTGGAACTGTACAAGCACAAGATCAAAAAGTTATTAAGTCCCAACCCAAAGCTGGTGAGGGTGTCTATGAATTCCTTTTGCGAAATAAGCGTAGCTTAGATTATTATAAAGCTTTTGTAGAATTAAATAAAAAAAGATTAGGTAAGGATAACTCTCTGAAACTAGGTTTTTACTATATAATACCCCCTAAAGACAGTATTAATGAACAGACTTCAAATGATGATGTGGTGAGTACTGATGTTACAGATACAACTGATGTAGCAATTAAAAGTGCACCAGCTCAATCTTCTTCACGAGTAGGAAAAACCATTACAGAACCTCTTTTTGGAGCTGGAAAGCAAACCTTTAAAATAGAATCAGATCGACTAAAAGATGCTTGTTTTTATGTAGTAAGTGGTCATGGCGGCCCTGATCCTGGTGCTATAGGGAAAATGGGTAGACACCATTTGCATGAAGATGAATATGCTTACGATATAGCTCTTCGCTTAGCTCGTAACTTGATGATACAAGGTGCAAAAGTTCATATTATCATTCAAGATGCGAAAGATGGTATTCGTGATGATAGAATTCTATCCAATAGCAAGCGTGAAACTTGTATGGGAGATAAAATTCCCTTAGATCAATTAAGTCGTTTAAAACAACGAACAGATAAAATTAATAAATTATACGAGCAAGATAAAAAGAAGTACAAATATTGTAGAGCTATCTTTCTGCACCTAGATAGTAGAAGTCAGAAAAAGCGTGTTGATGTCTTCTTTTATCACTATGGAGCAAATGCTAAAGGCTTAGAGTTAGCAGAAACAATGAAAGCTAATTTCTCTTCAAAATATGATATTCACCAACCAAATAGAGGTTTCTCGGGCACAGTTAGTACACGAAACTTGTATGTGCTTAAAAATACTAGCTCTATAGCCCTATTTGTAGAGTTGGGTAATATCCAAAATAGCTTTGATCAGCAACGTTTTGTAGTTAGCTCAAATCGCCAAGCATTGGCAAAATGGATGGCACACGGCTTCATTACTGATTATGAAAATCAGTTGAAGAAATAA
- a CDS encoding O-acetylhomoserine/O-acetylserine sulfhydrylase (COGs: COG2873 O-acetylhomoserine sulfhydrylase~InterPro IPR006235:IPR000277~KEGG: bfs:BF3351 putative cysteine biosynthesis-like protein~PFAM: Cys/Met metabolism, pyridoxal phosphate-dependent enzyme~PRIAM: Cysteine synthase~SPTR: Putative uncharacterized protein;~TIGRFAM: O-acetylhomoserine/O-acetylserine sulfhydrylase~IMG reference gene:2504105662~PFAM: Cys/Met metabolism PLP-dependent enzyme~TIGRFAM: OAH/OAS sulfhydrylase) yields MKTETKRSTICVQGGWQPKKGEPRVLPIYQSTTFKYETSDQMGRLFDLKDSGYFYTRLQNPTTDAVAAKIAALEGGIGGMLTSSGQAANFFAIFNICQAGDHFVSSSAIYGGTYNLFGVTMKKLGIDVTFINPNDSEEEIKKAFRPNTKALFGETVSNPTLEVLDIEKFAKIAHEKGVPLIIDNTFPTPINCRPFEWGADIVVHSTTKYMDGHASAIGGCIVDSGNFDWAAHGEKFPGLCTPDESYHGLTYTESFGKMAYLTKATVQLMRDLGSTQSPQNAFLLNIGLETLHLRMPQHCKNALLVSQYLEKNDKVAWVNYCDLPTSPYYQLAKKYMPNGSCGVISFGLKGGREESIKFMDSLKLAAIVTHVADARTCVLHPASHTHRQLSDEQLMEAGIRPDLIRFSVGIEDADDIIADIKQALAQVK; encoded by the coding sequence ATGAAAACAGAAACAAAACGTTCAACAATTTGTGTTCAAGGTGGATGGCAGCCTAAAAAAGGAGAACCTAGAGTACTCCCCATCTATCAAAGTACAACTTTTAAGTATGAAACGAGTGACCAAATGGGACGTTTGTTCGACCTAAAAGATTCTGGATATTTTTATACCCGATTACAAAATCCCACAACAGATGCGGTTGCTGCAAAAATTGCTGCTCTAGAGGGTGGTATTGGTGGTATGCTTACATCGAGTGGACAGGCAGCTAACTTCTTTGCCATTTTCAATATTTGCCAAGCAGGAGATCATTTTGTGTCTTCATCTGCTATTTACGGAGGTACTTACAACCTATTTGGCGTGACAATGAAGAAACTAGGTATTGATGTTACCTTCATCAACCCAAACGATAGTGAAGAAGAAATAAAGAAAGCTTTTCGTCCTAACACTAAAGCCTTATTTGGGGAAACAGTATCCAATCCTACTTTAGAGGTTTTAGATATAGAAAAATTTGCCAAGATAGCCCATGAGAAAGGCGTACCCTTAATTATAGATAACACCTTCCCTACTCCCATAAATTGTAGACCCTTTGAATGGGGTGCAGATATAGTAGTACATTCTACCACTAAATATATGGATGGTCATGCTTCTGCCATAGGAGGTTGTATTGTAGATAGCGGAAATTTTGATTGGGCAGCACATGGCGAAAAATTCCCTGGATTATGTACTCCTGACGAATCTTATCATGGGCTAACCTATACAGAGTCTTTTGGTAAAATGGCATATTTAACTAAAGCGACAGTGCAGTTAATGCGTGATTTAGGTAGTACGCAAAGCCCACAAAATGCTTTTTTACTCAACATTGGCTTAGAAACACTACACTTAAGAATGCCTCAACATTGTAAAAATGCACTTCTAGTGTCTCAATATCTTGAGAAAAATGATAAAGTAGCATGGGTTAATTATTGTGACTTGCCTACTAGTCCTTATTACCAACTTGCTAAGAAATATATGCCCAATGGATCTTGTGGTGTCATTTCTTTTGGTTTAAAAGGTGGTAGAGAAGAATCTATCAAATTTATGGACTCATTAAAATTGGCAGCTATAGTAACACACGTAGCAGATGCTAGAACATGTGTATTACACCCTGCGAGTCATACACACAGGCAACTATCTGATGAACAGCTGATGGAGGCTGGTATACGTCCAGACCTTATTCGTTTTTCGGTAGGCATAGAAGATGCAGATGATATAATTGCCGATATAAAACAAGCTTTAGCACAGGTAAAATAA
- a CDS encoding malic protein NAD-binding (COGs: COG0281 Malic enzyme~InterPro IPR012301:IPR012302:IPR002505~KEGG: bth:BT_1969 malic enzyme~PFAM: Malic enzyme, NAD-binding; Malic enzyme, N-terminal; Phosphate acetyl/butaryl transferase~SMART: Malic enzyme, NAD-binding~SPTR: NADP-dependent malic enzyme;~IMG reference gene:2504105663~PFAM: Phosphate acetyl/butaryl transferase; Malic enzyme, NAD binding domain; Malic enzyme, N-terminal domain) encodes MKITKEAALRYHSEGKPGKIEVVPTKPYRTQTDLSLAYSPGVAEPCLSIQENPLDAYKYTAKGNLVAVISNGTAVLGLGDIGALSGKPVMEGKGLLFKIYAGIDVFDIELDEKDPDKFVEAVKAIAPTFGGINLEDIKAPECFEIERRLKEELDIPVMHDDQHGTAIISAAGLINALEVAEKKIDKVKIVVNGAGASAISCTRLYMMLGAKKENITMLDSKGVIYKGRTDLNEQKQEFANENTKARTLSEAIKGADVFVGLSRGNILSKDMVRSMAAKPIVFALANPVPEISYEDAMDARPDVLMATGRSDYPNQINNVIGFPYIFRGALDTRATSINEEMKVAAVHAIANLAKQPVPELVNKTYSVNNLSFGPNYFIPKPVDQRLITEVSTAVAKAAMETGVAQVEIKDWEVYQDKLRELMGYESKLTRQFYETARRDPQRVVFAEGGHPNMLKAAIEAKEEGICYPILLGNTDHITRLAHNLDLSLDGVELINLRNEKETLRREKFAKLLAEKRAREGMTVDEANDRMFDRNYFGMMMVETGEADAFITGVYSKYSDTIKVAKEVIGIREGFEHFGTLHILNSKKGPYFLADTLINRLPGTDSLIDIALLTENTVKTFNYEPVMAMISFSNFGADTGGSPEQVHNAISHLHKYHPEVLIDGEMQINFALNKDLRDKKYPFNKLKGKEVNTFVFPNLSSANSAYQLLQGMTDAELIGPIQMGLNKPIHFTDLESSVRDIVNTTAIAVIDAMIEKNKK; translated from the coding sequence ATGAAAATCACAAAGGAAGCGGCTCTTCGGTATCACTCTGAAGGAAAGCCTGGGAAGATAGAAGTGGTTCCAACAAAACCCTATCGCACTCAAACAGATTTATCTCTTGCATACTCACCTGGTGTAGCAGAACCTTGTCTGTCTATACAAGAGAATCCACTTGATGCTTACAAATATACAGCAAAAGGGAACCTTGTAGCAGTTATTTCAAATGGTACTGCAGTATTAGGTCTAGGAGATATTGGTGCATTGAGCGGGAAACCTGTTATGGAAGGAAAAGGTCTGCTCTTCAAGATTTATGCAGGCATTGATGTTTTTGACATAGAATTGGATGAAAAAGATCCAGACAAGTTTGTCGAAGCAGTAAAAGCCATTGCTCCTACTTTTGGAGGTATTAATCTAGAAGATATTAAAGCACCCGAATGTTTTGAAATCGAAAGAAGACTTAAAGAGGAATTGGACATTCCTGTTATGCACGATGATCAACATGGAACAGCAATTATATCTGCTGCGGGGTTAATCAATGCACTTGAGGTTGCTGAAAAGAAAATAGACAAAGTTAAAATTGTAGTAAATGGGGCTGGTGCATCAGCTATCTCATGTACTAGACTATATATGATGTTGGGAGCTAAGAAAGAAAACATCACTATGCTAGATAGTAAAGGAGTCATTTACAAAGGTCGTACAGATCTAAATGAGCAAAAACAAGAGTTTGCTAATGAAAATACCAAAGCACGTACACTTTCTGAAGCTATTAAAGGTGCTGATGTATTTGTAGGTTTATCAAGAGGCAATATTCTTTCAAAAGACATGGTTAGGAGTATGGCTGCCAAACCAATCGTTTTTGCACTAGCCAACCCTGTACCAGAAATCTCTTATGAGGATGCAATGGATGCACGCCCTGATGTATTAATGGCAACAGGAAGAAGTGATTATCCTAATCAGATCAACAATGTGATTGGGTTCCCTTACATCTTTCGTGGAGCTCTAGATACACGTGCAACATCTATTAATGAAGAAATGAAGGTTGCTGCTGTACATGCGATTGCAAATCTAGCTAAACAGCCAGTACCCGAACTAGTAAATAAGACATATAGTGTAAACAACTTAAGCTTTGGTCCGAATTACTTTATACCAAAACCTGTAGATCAACGTCTGATTACAGAGGTTTCTACTGCTGTAGCTAAAGCAGCTATGGAAACTGGTGTAGCACAAGTTGAAATAAAAGACTGGGAAGTATATCAAGATAAGCTACGAGAATTAATGGGTTATGAAAGTAAGTTAACTCGTCAATTCTACGAAACAGCTCGCCGTGATCCTCAACGTGTCGTTTTTGCAGAAGGTGGACACCCTAATATGCTTAAAGCAGCTATCGAAGCTAAAGAAGAAGGAATCTGCTACCCTATTTTACTAGGTAATACAGATCACATCACACGCCTTGCACACAACTTGGATCTTTCTCTTGATGGTGTAGAATTAATTAATCTACGCAATGAAAAGGAAACACTAAGACGCGAAAAATTCGCCAAACTATTGGCAGAGAAACGTGCACGTGAAGGTATGACTGTTGATGAAGCTAATGACAGAATGTTCGATCGCAACTACTTTGGTATGATGATGGTTGAAACAGGTGAAGCAGATGCATTCATTACGGGAGTTTATTCTAAATATAGTGACACAATCAAAGTTGCAAAAGAAGTGATTGGTATTCGTGAAGGTTTTGAACACTTCGGTACTCTTCATATTTTAAACAGCAAAAAAGGTCCTTATTTCCTAGCAGACACCTTAATTAACCGTTTACCTGGTACAGATAGTCTTATAGACATTGCTCTATTAACAGAGAATACTGTCAAAACATTTAATTATGAACCAGTAATGGCTATGATTAGCTTCTCCAACTTTGGTGCAGATACGGGAGGTAGCCCAGAACAAGTACATAATGCCATCTCTCATCTTCATAAATATCACCCAGAAGTATTAATTGATGGCGAAATGCAAATCAATTTTGCACTGAACAAAGATCTAAGAGATAAAAAATATCCATTTAATAAACTAAAAGGTAAAGAAGTTAATACATTTGTATTCCCTAACTTGAGTTCGGCAAACTCTGCATACCAATTATTACAAGGAATGACAGATGCTGAATTGATAGGTCCTATACAGATGGGGTTGAATAAACCTATTCACTTTACCGACTTAGAAAGTTCTGTTAGAGACATTGTTAACACAACAGCTATTGCAGTAATTGATGCAATGATTGAAAAAAATAAAAAATGA
- a CDS encoding hypothetical protein (KEGG: bfr:BF3606 hypothetical protein~SPTR: Putative uncharacterized protein;~IMG reference gene:2504105664): protein MIPKRRKPLSNFQIVCIILMWAILMTIIISGTPTLDGPVILSLIIATLLVFIPVYKALSRRNK from the coding sequence ATGATACCTAAACGTCGAAAGCCTTTATCCAATTTTCAGATAGTATGCATCATTCTAATGTGGGCTATACTTATGACTATTATTATATCAGGAACACCTACACTAGATGGTCCTGTTATTCTATCACTTATTATTGCTACTTTATTGGTGTTTATACCTGTTTATAAAGCATTAAGTAGAAGGAATAAATGA
- a CDS encoding aminodeoxychorismate lyase (KEGG: fba:FIC_02486 aminodeoxychorismate lyase~SPTR: IlvE protein;~IMG reference gene:2504105665~PFAM: Aminotransferase class IV) translates to MCRWIESIALRNGRFLNLRYHQNRLNNTLLEHGGKPFLLLDTLLATHKTPQQGYYKVRILYSKDRFLQVDLAPYQPKVWKRFELVEATHLNYCFKREDRAALDSLKKEQDVEIIITQNGSITDTTYSNLIFEKDGEWFTPETYLLKGTQRQILLDTHKIKEAKITQCNLTSFNHFKMINAMMTLSESPTYSIDQISKGKRSFIPST, encoded by the coding sequence ATGTGCCGTTGGATTGAGTCTATCGCTCTCAGAAATGGGCGTTTTTTGAATCTTCGATATCATCAAAATCGATTAAATAATACACTATTGGAGCATGGAGGGAAGCCCTTTTTATTGCTTGATACTTTATTAGCAACTCATAAAACACCTCAACAAGGCTATTATAAAGTTCGTATCTTATATAGTAAGGATCGCTTTTTACAAGTTGATTTAGCGCCTTATCAACCCAAAGTATGGAAGCGTTTTGAATTGGTTGAGGCTACTCACTTAAATTATTGTTTTAAAAGAGAAGATAGGGCAGCACTCGATTCTTTGAAAAAAGAACAAGACGTAGAAATCATTATTACTCAAAATGGATCAATAACAGATACTACTTATTCTAATCTTATTTTTGAGAAAGATGGGGAGTGGTTTACTCCAGAAACTTACTTACTCAAAGGAACACAAAGACAAATTCTTTTAGATACACATAAAATAAAAGAGGCTAAGATTACTCAGTGTAACTTAACCTCTTTTAATCATTTCAAAATGATAAATGCGATGATGACTTTATCCGAATCACCTACTTACTCTATTGATCAGATAAGTAAGGGTAAACGTTCATTTATTCCTTCTACTTAA
- a CDS encoding Chorismate binding domain-containing protein (COGs: COG0147 Anthranilate/para-aminobenzoate synthase component I~InterPro IPR015890~KEGG: nis:NIS_0375 para-aminobenzoate synthase component I~PFAM: Chorismate binding, C-terminal~SPTR: Aminodeoxychorismate synthase subunit I;~IMG reference gene:2504105666~PFAM: chorismate binding enzyme), producing the protein MKLKSFYKQMDEWTAQNIPYLFIIDFEKQKPILKQLSDLKSNESEIKYEFPHYSNCSNEDKYIVAKSDLILEKKPYSFDSYLAKFDQAQALFVKKHVDVINLTTPTPVHLHTSFENIFRAAHAKYKVMLKDKFVCCTPEIFVRIDEKGVISTYPMKGTIDANIPNAEELILNSPKEIREHTATAHLLKRELSEVANNVSIPRFRYIDRLHTNDKNLLQVSSEVSGMLKDEYRTAYGKLFDKLTPAGSIVGTPKKEALEIITEVEGYTRSYYTGVCGIFDGKTLDSCVLIRLIEKENDQFFYKSGGGVTSDSIAKSEYEEIKDKIYVPLD; encoded by the coding sequence ATGAAATTAAAATCCTTTTATAAACAAATGGATGAGTGGACAGCTCAAAATATCCCTTATTTATTTATAATAGACTTTGAAAAACAAAAGCCTATACTGAAACAATTATCTGATTTAAAGAGTAATGAGTCTGAAATAAAATACGAATTCCCTCACTATTCCAACTGTTCTAATGAAGATAAGTATATCGTTGCAAAGTCGGACTTGATTCTAGAAAAAAAGCCTTATAGCTTCGATTCTTATCTAGCCAAATTTGATCAGGCACAAGCTCTTTTTGTAAAGAAACATGTAGATGTTATCAACCTTACTACGCCTACTCCTGTTCATTTGCATACTTCATTCGAAAATATATTTAGGGCAGCCCATGCAAAATATAAAGTGATGTTGAAAGATAAGTTTGTGTGTTGTACCCCCGAAATATTTGTTCGAATTGATGAGAAGGGTGTGATTTCTACTTACCCTATGAAGGGTACTATAGATGCAAATATTCCGAATGCAGAAGAACTTATACTGAATAGTCCAAAGGAAATAAGAGAACACACCGCTACTGCTCATTTACTGAAAAGGGAGCTTTCAGAAGTGGCTAATAATGTGTCAATTCCTCGCTTTAGATATATTGATAGACTGCATACGAATGACAAAAACTTACTCCAAGTCAGTTCTGAGGTCTCTGGAATGTTAAAGGATGAATATAGAACAGCCTATGGTAAGCTATTTGATAAACTTACCCCCGCAGGCTCTATCGTTGGGACTCCAAAGAAAGAAGCCTTAGAGATTATTACAGAAGTAGAAGGTTATACGCGTAGTTATTATACAGGTGTATGTGGAATATTTGATGGTAAAACTTTAGATAGTTGCGTGTTAATACGTTTAATCGAAAAAGAAAATGATCAGTTCTTTTATAAAAGCGGTGGTGGTGTAACGTCTGATAGTATAGCCAAAAGTGAGTATGAAGAAATAAAAGATAAAATTTATGTGCCGTTGGATTGA
- a CDS encoding Prolyl oligopeptidase (COGs: COG1505 Serine protease of the peptidase family S9A~InterPro IPR004106:IPR001375~KEGG: pmz:HMPREF0659_A6869 putative prolyl endopeptidase~PFAM: Peptidase S9A, oligopeptidase, N-terminal beta-propeller; Peptidase S9, prolyl oligopeptidase, catalytic domain~PRIAM: Prolyl oligopeptidase~SPTR: Putative uncharacterized protein;~IMG reference gene:2504105667~PFAM: Prolyl oligopeptidase, N-terminal beta-propeller domain; Prolyl oligopeptidase family), with the protein MKKTTLLLLTGAMISSCSTKQNKSITYPETKKVDTVDVYFGTEVADPYRWLEDDRSAETAAWVEAQNKVTNAYLQQIPFRQALLKRLTDLTNYEKMSAPFKKHGQYYFYKNDGLQNQSVLYTQKTLEDTPEVFLDPNKLSDDGTVALKGLSFSKDGKYAAYTISRSGSDWTEIYVMDAATKQPLQDHIVWAKFTGASWCGDGFYYSAYDAPKEGSEFSSKNENHKIYYHKLGTPQADDKLVYENKEHPLRFYSASVSEDETILFIYESGEGRGNALFMKDLKKANSPIVSLATDFDYTYSPLDVIGDKIYILTNFQAPNYRIMVADTNNPQIGQWTELIPNQESVIADAQFIDNKLFITYDKDASSHPFIYSLDGKLIQEVQLPSVGSVGFTGDKEEKECFMVFTSFTTPTSIYKYNIDANSYELYRAPKVDFNPDEYESYQVFFQSKDGTKIPMFLTHKKGLVKDGSNPVYLYGYGGFNISLNPGFSAARIPFLENGGIYAQVTLRGGGEYGEDWHIAGTKMNKQNVFDDFIGAAEYLIQDKYTSAKKIAIVGGSNGGLLVGACMTQRPELFGAAVPQVGVMDMLRYHKFTIGWNWASDYGTSEDSKEMFEYLYNYSPLHSLKPNTTYPPTLVTTADHDDRVVPAHSFKFAARLQECSDGTNPTVIRIDSKAGHGAGKPIGKVLEEQADTYGFIMYNLGMNPKFN; encoded by the coding sequence ATGAAGAAAACAACGTTATTATTATTAACAGGAGCTATGATTAGTTCATGCAGTACAAAACAGAATAAGTCTATTACTTATCCTGAAACGAAAAAAGTAGACACGGTAGATGTTTATTTTGGCACAGAAGTAGCCGACCCTTATCGATGGTTGGAAGATGATCGCTCAGCTGAAACAGCAGCTTGGGTAGAAGCTCAAAACAAAGTAACTAATGCTTACTTACAGCAGATCCCATTTAGACAAGCTCTGTTAAAGAGACTGACAGATCTTACCAACTATGAAAAAATGAGTGCACCATTTAAAAAACATGGTCAATACTATTTTTACAAGAATGATGGTTTGCAAAACCAAAGTGTACTCTATACACAAAAAACATTGGAAGACACTCCAGAGGTATTTTTAGACCCTAATAAGCTATCAGATGATGGAACTGTAGCATTAAAAGGCTTAAGTTTCTCCAAAGATGGCAAATACGCTGCATACACCATTTCGAGAAGCGGCTCAGACTGGACAGAAATTTATGTAATGGACGCAGCAACCAAACAACCGCTACAAGATCATATCGTATGGGCTAAGTTTACAGGTGCATCTTGGTGTGGTGACGGTTTTTATTATAGTGCTTATGATGCTCCTAAAGAGGGATCAGAGTTCTCTAGTAAAAATGAAAATCATAAGATTTATTACCACAAATTGGGTACTCCTCAAGCAGATGATAAGTTAGTCTATGAGAATAAAGAGCACCCACTCCGTTTTTATTCAGCTAGTGTTAGCGAAGATGAAACGATCTTATTTATTTATGAATCTGGAGAAGGCAGAGGTAATGCTTTATTTATGAAAGACCTTAAAAAAGCAAACAGCCCTATTGTTTCTTTGGCTACAGATTTTGATTATACTTACTCCCCCCTTGATGTTATTGGAGATAAGATTTACATCTTAACAAATTTCCAAGCTCCAAACTACCGTATTATGGTAGCAGATACAAACAATCCGCAAATAGGACAATGGACCGAATTGATTCCCAATCAAGAATCGGTTATTGCAGATGCTCAGTTTATAGATAATAAACTATTTATCACTTACGATAAAGATGCATCTAGCCACCCATTTATCTATAGTTTAGATGGCAAATTAATTCAAGAAGTACAATTACCATCGGTAGGTAGTGTAGGCTTTACGGGTGATAAAGAGGAGAAAGAATGCTTTATGGTGTTTACATCATTTACAACTCCTACTTCTATTTACAAATACAATATTGACGCAAACTCTTATGAGCTTTACAGAGCTCCTAAAGTGGATTTCAACCCAGATGAATATGAAAGTTATCAGGTCTTCTTCCAGAGCAAAGATGGAACTAAGATTCCGATGTTCCTGACTCATAAGAAAGGTCTAGTTAAAGATGGTTCTAACCCCGTATATCTCTACGGATATGGTGGTTTCAATATTAGTTTAAATCCAGGATTCTCTGCTGCAAGAATACCATTCCTAGAAAACGGTGGTATTTATGCACAAGTTACTCTTCGTGGTGGAGGGGAGTATGGAGAAGATTGGCACATTGCAGGAACTAAGATGAATAAACAAAATGTTTTTGATGACTTCATTGGTGCTGCAGAATATCTAATTCAAGACAAATATACTTCAGCTAAAAAAATAGCTATAGTAGGTGGTTCGAATGGCGGATTGCTTGTTGGAGCATGTATGACTCAACGTCCAGAGTTATTTGGAGCAGCAGTACCTCAAGTTGGGGTAATGGATATGTTACGCTACCACAAATTCACTATTGGCTGGAATTGGGCAAGTGATTATGGAACAAGTGAAGATAGCAAAGAAATGTTTGAGTACTTATACAATTACTCTCCACTTCACAGTTTAAAGCCAAATACCACTTATCCTCCAACACTAGTTACAACTGCTGATCATGATGATAGAGTTGTTCCTGCTCACTCATTTAAGTTTGCTGCACGCTTACAAGAATGTAGCGACGGAACCAATCCTACAGTTATAAGAATTGACAGTAAAGCAGGACACGGAGCAGGTAAACCTATAGGCAAAGTCCTAGAGGAACAAGCAGACACGTATGGTTTCATTATGTATAACCTTGGAATGAACCCCAAATTTAATTAA